Proteins encoded within one genomic window of Streptomyces profundus:
- a CDS encoding M20 family metallopeptidase, whose product MTLAAQRSPQPPDPVGVRVVAEADHAGVVELTRELVRIPSRAGIDSYEPVIDHLTAWLSRHRLTPAVLRDDTGAPVAVTAEVSGERPGPHWVLDACLDTAPFGDEDRWTHPPASGHLADGWLWGRGSSDSKAAVAIFSHLAARLATAAGRLHGRLTLLFDLDEHTGGFAGAKTFFEGPDAPGDVAGVMIGYPGNDHLVTGGRGVHRAQLHVHGVASHSGGSRTTPGAIAKAAHLVRELTGRPLPAETTEHFPLPPKLTVTAISGGEGYSVTPDLCTLSIDIRTTPTFDATAATELLAQSASDIDKEWPGTPPTLLQHHQTWPPYALPPTSPLRTALIDAAGAHGLRVRPKVAGPSNIGNYLAGLAIPATAGFGVTYQGLHATDERIQTDTIPAVQATYHTALEHLLGTPSGADTA is encoded by the coding sequence TTGACCCTGGCCGCTCAGCGATCCCCGCAACCCCCGGACCCGGTCGGTGTCCGGGTCGTTGCTGAGGCCGACCACGCCGGCGTCGTCGAGCTCACCCGTGAGTTGGTGCGCATTCCCAGCCGTGCCGGCATCGATTCCTACGAGCCGGTCATCGACCACCTCACCGCCTGGCTGAGTCGCCATCGGCTGACCCCGGCGGTACTGCGTGACGACACCGGCGCGCCCGTGGCCGTGACCGCCGAGGTCTCCGGGGAACGGCCGGGGCCGCACTGGGTGTTAGACGCCTGCCTGGACACCGCGCCGTTCGGCGACGAGGACCGCTGGACCCACCCACCGGCGTCAGGGCATCTGGCGGACGGCTGGCTGTGGGGCCGGGGCTCAAGCGACTCCAAGGCCGCGGTGGCGATCTTCAGCCATCTCGCCGCCCGCCTCGCAACGGCCGCCGGCCGTCTGCACGGACGGCTGACCCTGCTGTTCGACCTTGACGAACACACCGGCGGCTTCGCCGGCGCGAAGACCTTCTTCGAAGGTCCCGACGCACCAGGCGACGTGGCCGGCGTCATGATCGGCTACCCCGGCAACGACCATCTCGTCACCGGCGGCCGAGGCGTCCACCGCGCCCAACTCCACGTCCACGGCGTCGCCTCCCACTCCGGCGGCAGCAGGACCACCCCCGGCGCCATCGCCAAGGCCGCCCACCTCGTTCGGGAACTCACCGGCCGTCCGCTGCCGGCGGAGACGACGGAGCACTTCCCACTCCCCCCGAAACTCACCGTCACCGCCATCTCCGGCGGCGAGGGCTACAGCGTCACCCCGGACCTGTGCACCCTCAGCATCGACATCCGCACCACCCCCACCTTCGACGCCACCGCCGCGACCGAACTCCTCGCCCAGTCGGCCAGCGACATCGACAAGGAATGGCCCGGCACCCCACCCACCCTGCTCCAACACCACCAGACCTGGCCCCCCTACGCCCTCCCGCCCACCTCCCCGCTGCGCACGGCCCTCATCGACGCGGCGGGCGCCCACGGCCTCCGGGTGCGCCCCAAGGTCGCCGGCCCCTCCAACATCGGCAACTACCTCGCCGGCCTCGCCATCCCCGCCACCGCCGGCTTCGGCGTCACCTACCAAGGACTCCACGCCACCGACGAACGCATCCAGACCGACACCATCCCCGCCGTCCAAGCCACCTACCACACGGCGTTGGAACACCTCCTAGGCACCCCGTCGGGCGCCGACACCGCTTGA
- a CDS encoding DUF397 domain-containing protein — protein sequence MTSEAPRWFTSSYSNNGGVCLEAAANLAATRGVVPVRDSKSADGPILTFGSASWQTFLTDVADHTTAH from the coding sequence GTGACTTCCGAAGCCCCGCGTTGGTTCACGTCCTCCTACAGCAACAACGGTGGCGTCTGCCTGGAGGCCGCCGCCAACCTCGCCGCCACGCGCGGCGTGGTCCCGGTCCGCGACTCCAAGAGCGCGGACGGCCCGATCCTGACCTTCGGATCGGCCTCCTGGCAAACGTTCCTCACCGACGTCGCCGACCACACCACGGCCCACTGA
- a CDS encoding DUF397 domain-containing protein: MTSEAPRWFKSSYSDNGGVCLEAAANLAATRGVVPVRDSKSVEGPILTFSTAAFSSFVSGVKSGENTAS; this comes from the coding sequence GTGACATCCGAAGCCCCGCGTTGGTTCAAGTCCTCCTACAGCGACAACGGTGGCGTCTGCCTGGAGGCCGCCGCCAATCTCGCCGCGACGCGCGGCGTGGTTCCGGTCCGTGACTCCAAGAGCGTCGAGGGTCCGATACTGACGTTCTCGACCGCCGCGTTCTCCTCGTTTGTGTCCGGCGTCAAGTCCGGCGAGAACACCGCCAGTTGA
- a CDS encoding helix-turn-helix domain-containing protein — protein sequence MNRKDLVPESSPQAAYGARLRGLRESRQWTQEELGDRMGYSSTHISSVETGRKLSTLRFSRSADRVLGTEHTADSFEREWREVRHGSLLEGSPEYIDCERRASEIRLFEIGIIPGLLQTPEYARELARSAVNRGAIGAEQAEERVSLVAERRAALERTPAPLISVVLDESCIRRPIGEPAVMAAQLAYLVEFAQRPHTVLQVAPFEMGVRRTLNLPLYILTMADRSLMSYAESALRGNVERDNGSVVPLLAAYHQLQAEALSQAASVAAIRQL from the coding sequence TTGAACCGCAAGGACTTGGTCCCCGAGAGCTCTCCACAGGCGGCGTATGGCGCGCGTTTGCGCGGATTGCGCGAGAGTCGGCAGTGGACGCAGGAGGAGCTGGGGGACCGGATGGGATATTCCAGCACGCATATTTCGTCAGTGGAAACTGGTCGGAAGCTGTCAACTTTGCGTTTCTCGCGAAGTGCGGATCGGGTGCTGGGCACGGAACACACCGCGGACTCGTTCGAGCGCGAGTGGCGCGAGGTGCGCCATGGCAGCCTGCTGGAGGGGTCCCCGGAGTACATCGACTGCGAGAGGCGCGCCTCGGAGATCAGGCTGTTCGAGATCGGCATCATCCCCGGGCTGCTCCAGACCCCTGAGTACGCGAGGGAGTTGGCCAGGAGCGCCGTCAACCGGGGGGCGATCGGCGCCGAACAGGCGGAGGAGCGGGTGTCGCTGGTCGCCGAGCGGCGAGCGGCGCTGGAGCGGACGCCGGCGCCGCTGATCTCCGTGGTGCTGGACGAGAGTTGCATCCGGCGGCCCATCGGGGAGCCGGCGGTGATGGCCGCCCAGCTCGCCTATCTGGTGGAGTTCGCCCAGCGGCCCCACACCGTGCTCCAGGTCGCCCCCTTCGAGATGGGCGTCCGCCGCACCCTCAACCTGCCGCTTTACATACTGACCATGGCGGACCGCTCGCTGATGTCCTACGCGGAATCCGCCCTGCGCGGAAACGTCGAGCGCGATAACGGTTCCGTGGTGCCCCTGCTGGCGGCCTACCATCAACTACAGGCGGAGGCGCTCTCCCAAGCGGCGTCTGTCGCCGCGATCCGGCAGCTATGA
- a CDS encoding ATP-binding protein, which produces MTAPDGPVDAPHDLSWFLTVSAHEIEEWRRTVAAALVDWRVSGEAVELARLGVTELLANVARHTASRRCGLRMVRVEEDLLVQVFDESRQLPVLRRPDWCAEGGRGLWLLREMADGFGYMPMPFVAGTSCRLGKVVWFSCWGAVPEAGDG; this is translated from the coding sequence ATGACCGCTCCTGATGGTCCCGTCGACGCTCCGCACGATCTCAGCTGGTTCTTAACCGTCAGCGCGCACGAGATCGAGGAGTGGCGGCGCACGGTCGCCGCCGCGTTGGTCGACTGGCGGGTCTCGGGGGAGGCCGTCGAGTTGGCGCGGCTGGGGGTCACGGAGCTCCTGGCGAATGTCGCGCGGCACACCGCGAGTCGGCGGTGCGGTCTGCGGATGGTGCGGGTGGAGGAGGACCTGCTGGTGCAGGTCTTCGACGAGTCCCGGCAGTTGCCCGTGCTGCGCAGGCCGGACTGGTGCGCGGAGGGCGGCCGTGGCCTGTGGCTGCTGCGGGAGATGGCCGACGGGTTCGGCTATATGCCGATGCCGTTCGTGGCCGGCACGTCCTGTCGGCTGGGCAAGGTCGTCTGGTTCTCGTGCTGGGGCGCGGTACCCGAGGCGGGCGACGGGTGA